The window ggtCCCCTGGGTGTGCTGTGACAGCTGTGTCAGCCAGTCCCCTAGAGGGCCCAGCGCTGGGGACAGCCTGCCTCACCTAGGTGCAGGCAGGGTGAGGGGGTGAGGGCTGGACAGGACACTAGGACACACCTAGTCCAGGAGCCTTTTTGACTCCTGGCTGTGTCACTCTTCTCCAGGTGCTGCATTTGCTTGGGCCAAAGACAGAAGCTGATctggaaaagaaaccaaaggTAAGGAGAAGGGGAGGCTGCAGACTTGGATGATATTTTCTTGCAAAGTGTCCCAGCAGGATCCCAAATagctgctctgggctgagctgctgccatggGTACAGGTCTAGAGGGagtgctggggccagcaggcTGGGCCAGGAGGGGAAGGTatgtgctgcagctgggcacTCAGTGTGCTGTGCTGGCCTCTGCAGGTGGCAAAGGCCCGTCTGGCCCcagcagagaaacagaaggTGGCTGTGGTGGAGAACGGTAAGAGACCATCCTCTTCCTCAGCCCTTTAGTTCCTGCTAGACCTGCTTCCGAGCTGGGAGCTCAGCCCTATCTCCCTGCAGGTGACATGGGCACAGAGACAcagtcactgctggagcagctgagaggAGAAGCCCTGAAGTTCCACAAGCCAGGTGAGTGCGAGGTGCCACTGCCATACGTGGGACCACTCCACTGGCTCTGTGCCTGgtgccagctctctgtgctgcagaggaCTGGATGGGTCCTGTGTCCTTCCCCCCGGCTGCTGGGCTTGGCATGGGtagggcagtgctgcagccctgagcacccTCTGCCTGCAGGAGAGAACTACAAGACTGAGGGCTACGTGGTGACACCCAACACGATGGCCCTGCTGAAGCAGCACCTGGCAATCACGGGTGGGCAGGTGAGGCCATATCCCACAGCCCAGAGCTTCCGTGTGAGAGTGACACAGCTGGAGTGGGTGGGGAACACGCAGATCACAGGGggcacagcagaggcagcaccCACACAGCACAGGGTGCTCTGCGGGATTGCCAGGGGCTCATGtcagtgtcactgctgtcagGGAGGGTAAAAACCTCCTGCTGAAGGAGAGAGGTGTTCCCTTTGCCTCTGCAGGTACGGACACGCTTCCCTCCTGAGCCTAACGGGATCCTGCACATTGGCCATGCCAAGGCCATCAACTTCAACTTTGGCTATGCCAAGGTAAAAAGCACCAAGCCACGCTGGcccctgcctttccctgctgcttGGCTGCTGGTCCCTCAGAGAGCAGCTCGCTATCTCTTCATCCCCAGGCCAATGGTGGCGTGTGCTTCTTGCGCTACGACGACACCAATCctgagaaggaggaggagaaatacTTCACAGCCATCCGGGACATGGTGGAGTGGCTGGGTATGGCTGGGCATGGGGAGGGCAGGATCAAGCCAGGTGCCAGGGACACCCCTGCATTCAGGTCTTGCAGCTGGACCTTTGGGGTTCCTGCAGCCTGTTCTATCTCACCCATCCCCACAGGTTACCAGCCTTATGCAGTGACACATGCCTCGGATTACTTTGACCAGCTCTACACCTGGGCCCTGGAGCTCATCCGCAGGTGAGCACGTGGGGCAGTAGGAAtgtgccaggctggtgctgatATCCTGCACTGTGATCAGGGCTCCCCCTTGCCCAGGGGATGGGTCACTCACATCTGGTGATGGCATTTCCTCTCCGTAGGGGTCAGGCATATGTCTGCCATCAGAAGGTTGAGGAGATCAAGGGCCACAACCCACCGCCCTCGCCGTGGCGGGACCGGCCTGTGGAGGAGTCACTCCTGCTCTTTGAGGTACtcctggctggggcaggtgcTGCGTGCCTGTGGGCTCTGGATCTGTGGCTCAGCTGACAGCTCCCCCTGTCTCCACAGGACATGAGAAAGGGCAagtttggggagggggaagcCACGCTGAGGATGAAGCTGGTGATGGAGGATGGGAAGATGGATCCCGTTGCCTACCGTGTCAAGTTCACTCCACACCACCGCACTGGGGACAAGTGGTAGGGAGGGCCTGCCATGTCCTGGCACGTGTTGGGGGGGTGGGTCTGGATTTCCTGGTAGTGAGGACGTATCAGGAGTGGAGCAGCACCACGCTCTGCCCTGAGCTGACTGCATCTGCCTTGCAGGTGCATCTACCCCACGTATGACTACACACACTGCCTCTGCGACTCCATCGAGCACATCACACACTCCCTCTGCACCAAGGAGTTCCAGGCCAGGTGAGCACCATGCATGGCATGGCCCAGGGCTGAGCTATCCTGGGAGCAGCTTCTGGTGGCTGCcagagtgctggggacagcGTGTCCATGcggctgagctgggctgtgcctgtaCCTCCCTTGCAGGCGCTCCTCCTACTTCTGGCTGTGCAACGCTCTGGATGTTTACTGCCCTGTGCAGTGGGAATATGGGCGCCTGAACCTGCTCTACACCGTCGTCTCCAAGAGAAAGATCATCCGGCTGGTGGAGACGGGTGCTGTGAGGTAGGAGCAGGGCCAGCTGCCGTGATGGGGCTCAGCCAGAGCATGCCTGGTGTCACGCCGGTGTTTCCGCAGGGACTGGGATGACCCGCGTCTCTTCACGCTGACAGCCCTGCGCCGGCGAGGCTTCCCCCCCGAGGCCATCAACAACTTCTGTGCACGGGTAGGCTTTGGGAAGGGTGGGACAGGGCAGATGGCTGCATCCCCTGGCCAGCACGGTCACAGCACGCTGTTCCTCAGGTTGGTGTGACAGTGGCCCAGGCGACAATGGAGCCGCATCTGCTGGAGGCTTGTGCCCGGGAGGTGCTGAATGAGCAGGCCCCCCGTGCCATGGCTGTCCTGGAGCCCCTCAAGGTCACCATCACCAACTTCCCTGCTCCAAAGGTGAGACTGTCGTGGGCTGTTGTGGGAGTGCAGTTCCTTGAGATCAGCATTCAAGCCCTCTTTCTCCCCAGGCACTGGAGGTCCTTGTGCCCAACTTTCCAGCCGATGAGAGCCGTGGTTTTCACAAAGTGCCCTTCCACCAGACCGTCTACATTGAGGAGACAGACTTCAGGGAGGTGAGCCAGGCCCACTGGACTATACTGTACTATACTACCCTCACTCCTGGAGCTATAACTTGTgcagcaggagcctggcagcCCTGGAAGTGGTGTTGGTGCTGCACACAGAGGTCACAGGCGGGTGTTGAGCACCTGAGTGACTCCCAAATGGGCCAGCAGCTCTGATGGGCACTGGGCAAATGCTGCCCTCAGCCTGGCCAGGACTTGTCCAACCAATGGTTCTCAACCTGGCCTGTCTGTGAGAACGTCCCACAGCAACATGGGATCACTGATCCCTGGGATGGCAGAGAGACACAACGGAGCGGgggcctgctggccatgctgggaCCCCTGATGCAGCCATGAACTCTCTTACAGGAGGCAGACAAGGGCTACAAGCGCCTAGCCCCCGGGCAGCCGGTGGGGCTGCGCCACACTGGCTACGTCATCACCGTCCAGAACGTCATCAAGGTGcgtggctgtgggcactggTGACCTGTGGAATGTCAGGACATGGCCGTGCCCCGGCAGGGAAGAACAGCCATGGTCATGtcatgctggctgctctgcacacagcgagggctcagctgctgtgtggctgctctctgcctgccctgtgcctcgCACTGGGGAAcgaggtgtccctgagctgtggggctgggggttcAGCCCTGGGCCTGCCATAGGGGATAAGCCTGACAGCTtagctcctctcctctccctcaggACGTCAGTGGGCGTGTCATTGAGCTGGAGGTGACCTGCACCAAGTCGGATGTGGCAGAAAAGCCCAAGGCTTTCATCCACTGGGTGTCGGTGCCGCTGGCCTGTGAGGTGCGGCTCTACGAGCGCCTGTGAGTACCTGGCTGCCAGCCGAGGCCAGCACAGCACaacagcacagctgcacagcagccggccctgctgggctctgcccacaCCTTTGGTGGGCAGGATGATGCTCTGGGGTCCCATGGGTGGCACCATGTCCCCTCATTTGGCAGCTTTGGGATAAGACTCTTATCTCGTGGCAGGTTTTTGCACAAAAATCCTGAGGACCCATCGGAGGTACCTGGTGGCTTTCTAAGTGACCTCAACCCTGTGAGTAGTGGTAGCAGCTGAGTTGATGGGCCTGGGGAGAAGTGGGGACCTCCTGCTCCCAGTCTCGAGGCACCCACTTCCATGTACACCCTCCCCGTCTTGGGGCAAGGCCTTACTGTGTCTGaaggggaggaggagctggggggagctgggctgtggagagGACAGAAGGTAGGGAtgctggctgagctgtgccccCTGCCAGGACTCCCTGCGTGTGGTGCACAATGCCCTGGTGGACAGCTCTGTCCACTCCGCTCGACCCTTTGACAAGTTCCAGTTTGAGCGCCTGGGCTACTTCTCCGTGGATCccgacagtgaggaggggaaggTGAGCCCTGTGGGGTGGGGGCGGTGGGGCAGCCTGCACACACCTGTGCAAGCACCCCCTGCCCGCCgtggggctctgagcagacCCTGTGTTTCTCCCCAGCTGGTGTTCAACCGGACAGTGACGCTCAAGGAGGACCCTGGCAAGGCCTGagggccccgctgctgccacaCCACCGTGCTGTTGCTTCCTTGGGGGTCCTTGCacacccccagtgccaccgTGCCTTGGTGCAGTCCCCTGGGGCGCCCCACAACATCGCCTCAATAAACggagccctgtccctgcactgtccctgccTCCTGTTCTGCTCAGTCCTGGGCTGCTGGGGTGGTCTCCTGTTTGTCCCCCTGATGAGCCTTGGCTTGGCAGGGTGTGTGTGGGGTGTCTCCCTCACTCTGGGGGCACAGAATCTGCTCCTATCTCCTGTGTAGCACTGCTGTGACCCCacgggagctgcagctgcccctgccAGCACCATGAGGCTGGACTGGGGTCAGGGGTGTTGGGGTGGAATGGAGAGGTGTCTCTGGAGGGTgcaggcagggcacagagggggCAGGCAGGATGGGTGGGtgcaggcagggcacagggggTGCAGGCAGGGCACGGGGGGTGCAGGGAGGACACGGGGTGCAGGCAGGGTGCGCTCACTGTGTACAAACACGGCCGCAGCGCCCTCCCCCCTTAAGGTGGTCTCGAGTGGGGCGGCCCCTGCTcggccccgggccgggctcaGAGCGGTGTCCCCGCGGAACTGGCATGACCCCCGTGCCATGAGCGCCGTGCCTGCGCCCCTGGAGCTGAAACCAGCGCAGGGAGACCCTGCCCAGCCGCACGGGCCACCTTAagcggggccggggcgccgCGCCGAGC of the Passer domesticus isolate bPasDom1 chromosome 9, bPasDom1.hap1, whole genome shotgun sequence genome contains:
- the QARS1 gene encoding glutamine--tRNA ligase, which produces MAAAAAVMAAEEAEEALGLFTGIGLSEAKARETLRNGALSALLRQAVLQARSALGPALDKATGTLLYNTAARLKDPKHLGFLVGYIARREILTDLQLSAALEYVRSHPLEPLDVADFERACGVGVSVTPEQIEEAVEAVISRHRAELLAERYHFNMGLLMGEARSQLRWADGKTIKNEVDLQVLHLLGPKTEADLEKKPKVAKARLAPAEKQKVAVVENGDMGTETQSLLEQLRGEALKFHKPGENYKTEGYVVTPNTMALLKQHLAITGGQVRTRFPPEPNGILHIGHAKAINFNFGYAKANGGVCFLRYDDTNPEKEEEKYFTAIRDMVEWLGYQPYAVTHASDYFDQLYTWALELIRRGQAYVCHQKVEEIKGHNPPPSPWRDRPVEESLLLFEDMRKGKFGEGEATLRMKLVMEDGKMDPVAYRVKFTPHHRTGDKWCIYPTYDYTHCLCDSIEHITHSLCTKEFQARRSSYFWLCNALDVYCPVQWEYGRLNLLYTVVSKRKIIRLVETGAVRDWDDPRLFTLTALRRRGFPPEAINNFCARVGVTVAQATMEPHLLEACAREVLNEQAPRAMAVLEPLKVTITNFPAPKALEVLVPNFPADESRGFHKVPFHQTVYIEETDFREEADKGYKRLAPGQPVGLRHTGYVITVQNVIKDVSGRVIELEVTCTKSDVAEKPKAFIHWVSVPLACEVRLYERLFLHKNPEDPSEVPGGFLSDLNPDSLRVVHNALVDSSVHSARPFDKFQFERLGYFSVDPDSEEGKLVFNRTVTLKEDPGKA